Proteins encoded together in one Candidatus Xianfuyuplasma coldseepsis window:
- the argS gene encoding arginine--tRNA ligase — MNIEQLQLKIKDEIAAALQSLAWFDDAIEIELEVPKDNSNGDYSSNIAMKYARVARKAPLLIAEDIVAQLSIDNLPLKEVQVAKPGFINFYLDPSFVLDTVNVINQEGFHYGDLTIGNGQHYNIEFVSVNPTGAIHIGHARGAAAGDSLARILNKAGYQVTREYYVNDAGNQINNLAKSINARYQQLFNPDYPMIDDGYFGPEIINLAKEVQQEYGKRFVDEDGEAFFRNFGVHRLLDGLRVDLDRFGVEFDIWFSEKSLYENDEVNKVVTYLKNNDFTYEKDGAIWLKTSEYGDEKDRVIIKSDGNFTYVTPDIAYHKNKLDRGYTKLIDILGSDHHGYISRLKAAIEMIGGRSDLLEVDLLQMVKVLQNGEEVKMSKRSGKAITLGDLIDEVGADPIRYFFAARSLNSQMDLDLDLAIRQTNENPVYYVQYAHARIHSIFEKASVQGIDFDHKQHTFKTIDNDKTIELVVLLSQYPAVIKSAAESRQPHRLVNYIYQVATAFHSFYNSDYVIQDDQLKTQERLAILNACQIVLQNALSLIGVSAPEKM; from the coding sequence ATGAACATTGAACAACTACAACTAAAAATTAAAGATGAAATAGCAGCAGCATTACAAAGTTTGGCGTGGTTTGATGACGCAATTGAGATCGAACTTGAAGTGCCAAAAGACAATAGTAATGGCGATTATTCGTCAAACATTGCCATGAAATATGCACGGGTTGCACGAAAAGCCCCCTTGTTAATTGCAGAAGACATTGTTGCACAATTATCTATCGATAATCTGCCACTGAAAGAGGTTCAAGTCGCAAAACCGGGTTTTATTAACTTCTATTTAGACCCATCGTTTGTTTTGGATACTGTCAATGTCATTAATCAAGAAGGATTCCATTATGGTGATCTTACTATTGGAAATGGACAACATTACAACATTGAGTTTGTTTCGGTAAATCCTACTGGAGCAATTCATATCGGTCATGCCCGAGGTGCAGCAGCAGGGGATTCCTTAGCACGAATATTGAACAAAGCTGGATACCAAGTGACACGTGAATACTATGTTAATGATGCTGGTAATCAAATTAATAATCTCGCGAAAAGCATTAATGCACGCTACCAACAATTGTTTAATCCGGACTATCCGATGATTGACGATGGGTATTTCGGACCAGAAATTATTAATTTGGCAAAAGAAGTACAACAGGAATATGGAAAACGGTTTGTCGACGAAGATGGTGAAGCATTCTTCCGCAATTTTGGCGTGCATCGCTTATTAGATGGATTACGCGTTGACTTGGACCGTTTTGGCGTTGAATTTGATATTTGGTTCAGTGAAAAAAGCCTATATGAGAACGACGAAGTAAATAAAGTTGTCACGTATTTGAAAAACAATGACTTCACCTATGAGAAAGATGGTGCAATTTGGTTAAAAACCAGTGAGTACGGTGATGAAAAAGATCGTGTCATCATTAAGAGTGACGGGAATTTCACATATGTTACCCCGGATATTGCCTATCATAAAAACAAGTTGGATCGTGGGTATACAAAACTGATTGATATTCTTGGTAGTGATCATCACGGATATATTTCACGGCTAAAAGCGGCCATTGAAATGATTGGTGGACGTAGTGATTTATTAGAAGTTGACTTATTACAGATGGTGAAAGTTTTGCAAAACGGTGAAGAGGTGAAAATGTCTAAGCGCAGTGGTAAGGCGATTACTTTGGGCGATTTAATTGATGAAGTCGGTGCCGACCCAATCCGATATTTCTTTGCTGCACGCTCCTTGAATTCGCAAATGGATCTTGATTTGGATTTAGCCATCCGCCAAACCAATGAAAACCCGGTATATTATGTGCAATATGCGCATGCTCGTATACATAGTATTTTTGAGAAAGCATCCGTTCAAGGAATCGACTTTGATCACAAACAACATACATTTAAAACAATCGATAACGATAAGACAATCGAGCTCGTTGTCCTTCTTTCACAGTACCCCGCAGTTATTAAATCTGCAGCGGAATCGCGACAACCACATCGATTGGTAAACTACATCTATCAAGTGGCTACAGCATTTCATAGTTTTTATAATTCCGATTATGTCATTCAAGATGACCAGTTAAAGACACAAGAACGTTTAGCAATTCTAAATGCTTGTCAAATCGTCTTACAAAACGCACTTTCATTAATTGGTGTAAGTGCACCAGAGAAAATGTAG
- the parC gene encoding DNA topoisomerase IV subunit A, producing MAKKTVDLISEFVDQKIIEENLESIVGERFGRYSKYIIQDRALPDVRDGLKPVQRRVLYSMFKLGMFSDKPYKKSARIVGDVIGKYHPHGDTSVYDAMVRLSQTWKMLTPLVDMHGNNGSIDGDSSAAMRYTEARMSAASEILLQDIEKRTVDFVPNFDDEEYEPTVLPSRYPNLLCNGATGISAGYATEIPPHNLREVINAVVKRIEKPDITIDDVIKIMRGPDFPTGAIVQGKDEIRKAFETGRGRIIIRSRTMIENQQIIVTEIPYEVNKAALVRKIDDIRIKKQIDGIDEVRDESDREGLRIVVDVKKGFDPQVIESFLLKKTNLTKSYNYNMVAINNKRPMLMGVLQIIDAYILHQKEVITNRSNYDLRRAEKRLHVVDGIIKMMDVLDEVIVLIRASKNKKDAKTKLSKAFKFSEEQAEAIVTLQLYRLSSTDIKSLQEEMRSLQETIAELQLILNNETELERVIVDELRTIQRKLATKRLTDIEEEIEKITISEEELIAEEQVVVGITKEGYIKSTSIRSYRATEEVTLRDNDSMIFVDEVSTLNTILMFTNKGNYVYLPVYKIPSYKWRDLGTHINNIVQLEEDEFIIKVLRINDFSEPKSLLFVTKKNLIKQTALADFDVSRYTKTIRAIALNKGDEVVAIDITDNPDAEVIIFSQRGEALRFNLNEIPLTSTTAKGVKGMNLSSKQHLASGIVLKNHHDLLVLSNRGHIKRIGVTEIPKKRRTNKGVQMYKIVRSNPHLVQDTCIMNATQYKNRVIIRINTTTQEVLVNAFDVKYEKSENGKQFVRPKKGTPLFMDIEQVEEDPSITPLSDYVREEDHEIVQQQLFE from the coding sequence ATGGCGAAAAAAACAGTTGATTTGATTAGCGAATTTGTCGATCAAAAAATCATTGAAGAAAATTTAGAGTCCATTGTTGGTGAACGTTTTGGTCGATATTCCAAATACATCATCCAAGATCGTGCACTCCCAGATGTTAGAGATGGACTAAAACCAGTACAACGTCGAGTTTTATACTCGATGTTTAAACTAGGAATGTTTAGCGATAAACCATATAAGAAATCGGCCCGTATTGTTGGCGATGTCATCGGTAAATACCATCCACATGGTGATACATCCGTTTATGATGCAATGGTACGCTTAAGTCAAACTTGGAAGATGCTAACACCCCTCGTAGACATGCATGGTAACAACGGATCCATTGATGGTGATTCCTCTGCGGCAATGCGCTATACAGAAGCGCGGATGTCAGCTGCGAGCGAAATACTTTTACAAGATATTGAAAAACGGACCGTTGATTTTGTACCGAACTTCGATGATGAAGAATATGAACCAACCGTTCTTCCATCACGTTATCCAAACTTACTATGCAATGGAGCAACTGGGATTAGTGCTGGATATGCAACCGAAATTCCTCCCCATAATTTACGTGAAGTAATTAACGCCGTTGTCAAGCGAATAGAGAAACCCGATATTACCATTGACGATGTCATAAAGATAATGCGTGGTCCAGATTTTCCAACAGGCGCGATTGTTCAAGGAAAAGATGAAATCCGTAAAGCCTTTGAAACGGGCCGTGGTCGGATCATCATCCGCTCTCGGACAATGATAGAAAATCAGCAAATCATAGTGACTGAAATTCCCTATGAAGTTAACAAAGCCGCTTTGGTTCGTAAGATTGATGATATCCGTATCAAAAAGCAAATTGATGGAATCGATGAAGTCCGTGACGAATCCGATCGTGAAGGGTTACGGATCGTTGTTGATGTAAAAAAAGGATTTGATCCGCAAGTTATCGAAAGTTTTTTATTAAAAAAGACAAATTTAACCAAATCATATAACTACAATATGGTCGCTATTAATAACAAACGTCCGATGCTAATGGGTGTGCTGCAAATTATAGATGCCTATATTCTACATCAGAAAGAAGTCATTACAAACCGATCGAATTATGACCTTCGTCGAGCGGAAAAACGACTCCATGTAGTGGATGGTATTATTAAAATGATGGATGTCTTGGATGAAGTAATTGTCCTTATCCGTGCATCTAAAAATAAAAAAGACGCAAAAACAAAATTATCGAAAGCCTTTAAATTTAGTGAAGAACAAGCAGAAGCTATTGTTACTTTACAACTATATCGATTGTCTTCAACCGATATCAAATCATTGCAAGAAGAAATGCGATCATTACAAGAAACCATTGCTGAACTTCAACTCATTTTGAATAATGAGACCGAGTTAGAACGAGTTATCGTTGATGAACTTCGTACCATTCAGCGTAAATTAGCGACAAAACGATTAACAGATATTGAAGAAGAAATCGAGAAAATTACAATTTCTGAAGAGGAACTAATCGCTGAGGAACAAGTAGTTGTTGGTATCACAAAAGAAGGATATATAAAATCGACATCGATTCGTTCGTATCGTGCAACAGAGGAAGTAACACTACGTGATAATGATTCAATGATCTTTGTTGATGAGGTATCAACCCTGAATACAATCTTGATGTTTACCAACAAGGGGAATTATGTTTACTTGCCTGTATACAAGATACCAAGCTATAAATGGCGTGATTTAGGTACGCACATTAACAACATAGTTCAATTAGAAGAAGATGAATTTATCATCAAGGTTCTACGGATTAATGACTTCTCTGAACCTAAATCACTACTGTTTGTTACCAAGAAGAATTTGATTAAACAAACGGCTCTTGCTGACTTTGATGTGTCACGATATACCAAAACAATCCGTGCGATTGCACTAAACAAGGGTGATGAAGTAGTTGCGATCGACATTACCGATAATCCCGATGCAGAAGTTATCATCTTCTCACAACGTGGTGAAGCATTGCGATTCAACCTGAATGAAATTCCTTTAACATCAACAACTGCTAAAGGTGTTAAGGGGATGAATCTTTCATCCAAGCAACATCTTGCTTCGGGAATTGTTCTGAAAAATCATCACGATCTCTTAGTATTATCGAACCGTGGTCATATCAAACGAATTGGTGTAACGGAAATTCCAAAAAAACGCCGAACGAACAAAGGTGTTCAAATGTATAAAATCGTTCGATCGAACCCTCATTTAGTACAAGATACATGTATCATGAACGCCACACAATATAAGAACCGTGTAATCATTCGTATTAATACAACGACGCAGGAAGTATTGGTAAATGCGTTTGATGTAAAATATGAAAAATCCGAAAATGGTAAACAGTTTGTAAGACCGAAAAAAGGAACACCATTGTTTATGGATATTGAACAAGTGGAAGAAGATCCTTCCATTACACCACTATCGGACTACGTACGAGAAGAAGATCACGAAATTGTTCAACAACAATTATTTGAATAA
- the parE gene encoding DNA topoisomerase IV subunit B, whose translation MNKPIYDETSIQILEELEAVRKRPGMYIGSTDARGLHHLVWEIVDNSIDEVLAGFGTEIRVTIKEDNSIEVSDNGRGVPVGLHESGKTAIEIIYTRLHAGGKFGQAGGYKVSGGLHGVGASVVNALSKYVDVTVYRNNKIYKIRFEDGGSRVSQLEVIGDTRKTGTTVLFKPDSELFSTSVFNYQTISERLRESAFLLKGLRIFLVDERSKTKEEFLYNDGIISYVEFINENRNGIHDPRFLEGEALEIEVEVAFQFTKSYSEQLVSFVNNVRTRDGGTHETGYKSALTKLFNDYGQRVGLIKNGTKLDGVDIREGLTTVLSIRIPEHLLQFEGQTKNKLGTPDARTAVEQVVSEKLTYFFEENSNLTYTLIEKSLKARMARDAARKAREEARLERKKSKIEINLSGKLTKAQNKNPELNELYLVEGDSAGGSAKQGRDRRFQAILPLRGKVINTEKAKIEDVLKNEEVNTIIHTIGAGLGPDFDLEKCNYHKVIIMTDADTDGAHIQVLLLTFFFRYMRELVEAGKVYIALPPLYKISYRNKNKTIIKYAWDDDELERIVRSVKSYNIQRFKGLGEMNADQLWETTMNPKSRTLIQVKIEDLADADQRISTLMGDKVEPRREWIENNVTFSIEDDFKI comes from the coding sequence ATGAACAAACCAATATATGACGAAACATCAATTCAGATATTAGAAGAACTGGAAGCTGTCCGCAAACGTCCCGGTATGTATATCGGTAGTACAGATGCTCGAGGGCTTCATCATTTAGTATGGGAAATAGTTGATAATTCCATTGATGAGGTACTCGCCGGTTTCGGAACTGAGATTCGAGTAACCATCAAAGAAGACAACAGCATTGAAGTGTCCGATAATGGACGAGGAGTTCCGGTTGGACTACATGAGAGTGGAAAAACAGCAATTGAGATCATTTATACTCGACTTCATGCTGGGGGGAAGTTTGGCCAAGCAGGAGGATACAAAGTTTCTGGTGGTCTGCACGGTGTTGGAGCTAGTGTTGTAAACGCCCTAAGTAAATATGTCGATGTTACGGTATATCGTAACAACAAAATTTATAAAATTCGATTTGAAGATGGCGGTAGTCGCGTATCTCAACTCGAAGTTATTGGTGATACGAGAAAAACAGGAACAACGGTTTTATTTAAACCGGATAGTGAGTTGTTCTCTACCAGTGTCTTTAATTATCAAACCATTTCAGAACGCTTACGTGAAAGTGCATTTTTGCTAAAAGGATTGCGCATTTTCCTTGTTGATGAACGATCCAAAACAAAAGAAGAGTTCCTATATAATGATGGAATTATTTCCTATGTAGAATTTATTAATGAGAATCGAAACGGCATCCATGATCCTCGATTTTTAGAAGGTGAAGCATTAGAAATCGAAGTTGAAGTGGCATTCCAGTTTACAAAATCCTACTCGGAACAACTGGTATCCTTTGTCAATAATGTCCGTACACGCGATGGCGGTACCCATGAAACAGGATACAAATCAGCCTTAACAAAGCTGTTTAATGATTATGGACAGCGGGTTGGTTTAATTAAGAACGGAACGAAGCTAGATGGCGTTGACATTCGCGAAGGACTTACAACTGTCTTGTCGATTCGAATCCCGGAGCATCTATTACAGTTTGAAGGACAGACAAAAAATAAATTGGGAACACCGGATGCCAGAACAGCAGTTGAACAAGTCGTTTCGGAAAAATTAACGTACTTTTTCGAAGAGAATAGTAATTTAACGTATACCTTGATTGAAAAATCTCTTAAAGCACGCATGGCTCGAGATGCCGCTCGAAAGGCTCGAGAAGAAGCCCGTTTAGAACGGAAAAAAAGTAAAATTGAAATTAACCTTTCTGGTAAACTAACCAAGGCGCAAAATAAGAACCCAGAACTAAACGAACTGTATCTCGTTGAGGGAGATAGTGCCGGTGGTAGTGCGAAGCAAGGTCGAGATCGCCGCTTTCAAGCAATCCTACCACTTCGCGGAAAAGTAATCAATACAGAAAAAGCAAAAATTGAAGACGTGTTAAAGAATGAAGAAGTTAACACGATTATTCATACGATTGGTGCAGGCTTAGGTCCTGATTTCGATTTGGAGAAATGCAATTATCATAAAGTTATTATCATGACAGATGCCGATACGGATGGAGCACATATTCAGGTACTTTTACTGACATTTTTCTTCCGTTATATGCGAGAACTTGTTGAAGCAGGTAAAGTATATATAGCCCTCCCACCTCTATATAAAATATCGTATCGAAATAAAAATAAAACCATCATTAAATATGCATGGGATGATGATGAATTAGAACGTATTGTACGTTCTGTTAAGTCGTACAATATTCAACGATTCAAAGGTCTTGGTGAAATGAATGCCGATCAATTGTGGGAAACAACAATGAATCCCAAAAGCCGAACCTTGATTCAAGTGAAAATTGAAGATTTAGCAGATGCCGATCAACGAATTAGTACCCTTATGGGGGATAAAGTAGAACCTCGACGAGAGTGGATTGAAAATAATGTTACATTCTCTATCGAAGATGACTTCAAGATTTAG
- the plsY gene encoding glycerol-3-phosphate 1-O-acyltransferase PlsY: protein MLFKVGLLIISYLLGSIPFSIILGTKFKGIDVRQHGSGNPGGTNSLRFLGKKIGMFVLILDGLKAGLIVLLIQFDVIDSATVFHPLAYGVAAAFGHVFSIYIKFKGGKAVAATVGMMIAYNPLMALIMFFIFMGILKAFKYVSVSSTVTVFSAILIGAIFQDWSMIPYMAILFVLVVFRHRQNFKNIKQGIEPKVTWI, encoded by the coding sequence ATGTTATTTAAAGTTGGTTTGTTGATCATAAGTTATTTACTGGGGAGCATCCCATTTTCCATTATATTAGGTACAAAATTCAAAGGAATTGACGTTCGCCAACATGGTAGTGGGAATCCAGGTGGAACCAATTCATTACGATTTCTCGGAAAGAAAATTGGCATGTTTGTTCTGATATTAGACGGTTTAAAAGCTGGATTAATTGTTCTCCTAATTCAGTTTGATGTCATCGATTCAGCAACAGTATTTCATCCACTAGCATACGGGGTTGCTGCAGCATTTGGACATGTGTTTAGCATCTACATAAAATTTAAAGGTGGTAAGGCAGTTGCTGCTACAGTCGGTATGATGATTGCCTATAATCCATTGATGGCCCTGATCATGTTTTTCATATTTATGGGTATCTTAAAAGCCTTTAAATATGTAAGTGTATCATCAACAGTAACGGTGTTTTCAGCAATTCTTATTGGTGCCATATTCCAAGATTGGTCAATGATTCCATATATGGCAATTCTATTCGTTTTAGTAGTATTTAGACATCGACAAAACTTCAAAAATATCAAGCAAGGTATTGAGCCCAAAGTTACTTGGATATAG
- a CDS encoding VOC family protein: MGKVTGVGGVFLGLKGNDQEIRDWYEQYLGMNMSPYGTSFIDGDQLTLVSFTRSNQEGVPYINFRVDSIDEVLSIVQNQGCKITSEVAEYNYGKFAQFQDPFGNYIELWEPYEEEYRKMVQQEIFEYRQKKD; encoded by the coding sequence ATGGGTAAAGTTACCGGTGTTGGTGGTGTATTCTTAGGATTAAAAGGCAACGATCAAGAAATTCGCGATTGGTATGAGCAATATTTAGGAATGAATATGAGTCCGTATGGAACCAGTTTTATTGATGGTGACCAGTTGACACTAGTTTCCTTTACCAGAAGCAATCAAGAAGGGGTTCCCTATATTAATTTCAGAGTTGATTCCATTGATGAAGTGCTCTCAATAGTACAGAATCAAGGATGTAAAATAACGAGTGAAGTTGCTGAATATAATTATGGGAAGTTTGCTCAATTTCAAGATCCTTTTGGTAATTACATAGAACTTTGGGAGCCTTATGAAGAAGAATATCGTAAGATGGTTCAACAGGAGATTTTCGAGTATAGACAAAAAAAAGATTAA
- a CDS encoding YneF family protein, with the protein MLLVNVATWALILYLVGALLVGGALGFYLSQRYFKKYLRENPPVNENMIRAMMMQMGRKPSEKQVRQVMQSMQNAK; encoded by the coding sequence ATGTTATTAGTGAATGTTGCAACGTGGGCATTGATCCTATACTTAGTCGGAGCGTTATTAGTCGGTGGAGCATTAGGGTTCTATTTGTCACAACGTTATTTCAAAAAGTATTTACGAGAAAACCCACCAGTGAATGAAAATATGATTCGTGCAATGATGATGCAAATGGGACGTAAACCTTCTGAAAAACAGGTTCGTCAAGTTATGCAATCAATGCAAAACGCAAAATAA
- a CDS encoding DUF362 domain-containing protein — translation MPRRITEDCIACAACVPECPVDCIEEGDIFVIDEDICIDCGACEVVCPVDAIIEV, via the coding sequence ATGCCAAGAAGAATTACCGAAGACTGTATCGCTTGTGCTGCATGTGTTCCTGAATGTCCAGTGGACTGTATTGAAGAAGGGGACATTTTTGTAATCGATGAAGATATCTGTATTGATTGTGGAGCATGCGAAGTAGTATGCCCTGTTGATGCAATTATCGAAGTGTAA
- a CDS encoding Nif3-like dinuclear metal center hexameric protein, with protein sequence MNGNEFKSIFETYFPTESAYEWDNVGLQVGTLNKDITGIVISLDLTLEVIDEALAKNANMIVLHHPLIFKPLKTIHTETYLGQLLQKLIQHGITLYVAHTNFDVAPMGMNLYLSSMLQLHDPEPLDSINEIESLGVIGTLDKAYSLDELVAYVKQVFQLDSLRLIGGDKETYQRIAITGGSGSSVINTAISKGVDAYISGDITYHHALDAKNLGFTILDVGHNIEKHALDGLASFLKEKGIGCPIHISKVNTNPYQVK encoded by the coding sequence ATGAACGGAAATGAATTTAAATCCATATTTGAAACCTATTTTCCTACGGAGTCTGCTTATGAATGGGATAATGTAGGATTGCAAGTGGGAACGCTCAATAAAGATATTACCGGAATCGTGATATCTTTGGATTTAACACTTGAAGTAATTGATGAAGCACTCGCGAAAAACGCAAACATGATTGTGCTGCACCATCCTCTAATCTTTAAACCGCTTAAAACAATTCATACAGAGACGTATTTAGGTCAACTATTGCAAAAACTGATTCAACATGGAATTACGTTATATGTTGCTCATACTAATTTTGATGTTGCGCCAATGGGAATGAATCTATATTTGTCTTCGATGTTACAACTTCATGATCCCGAACCTCTCGATTCAATCAATGAAATAGAAAGCTTGGGTGTCATCGGTACGCTTGACAAAGCATACTCGCTCGATGAACTTGTTGCCTATGTAAAACAAGTATTTCAGTTGGATAGTCTGCGTCTTATTGGTGGCGACAAAGAGACGTATCAACGTATTGCAATAACGGGTGGAAGTGGATCAAGTGTGATTAATACCGCAATTAGTAAAGGGGTCGACGCATATATTAGTGGTGATATTACTTATCATCATGCACTCGACGCTAAAAACCTAGGGTTTACGATTCTAGATGTTGGTCATAATATTGAAAAACACGCACTCGATGGTCTTGCATCATTCTTAAAAGAAAAAGGAATTGGTTGTCCTATACACATTAGCAAAGTCAATACAAATCCGTATCAAGTCAAATAA
- a CDS encoding tRNA (adenine(22)-N(1))-methyltransferase gives MQLSKRLETCLEYTNGFVKLADIGTDHAMLPIAAVLRGYVYRALAIDNKYGPFLQARTNVRKYRVSDKVSVLLGEGLSKIDDETDVVVISGMGGEMIVKILQNGEHKNIKRFILQPNTNIPVVREALAELSYHIVDELVFKDGNKYYEVIVIERGKASLTPVEVEFGPLNCIQKPYYFVEKWTKEKNALTAIVNQINDDEERQKVEKRITLIEEVLDERK, from the coding sequence ATGCAATTATCAAAACGTTTAGAAACTTGTCTTGAGTACACAAATGGATTCGTTAAATTAGCAGACATTGGGACTGACCATGCAATGCTTCCAATAGCCGCAGTATTACGTGGTTATGTCTATCGTGCACTAGCTATTGACAATAAGTATGGCCCATTTTTACAAGCTCGAACCAACGTTCGCAAGTATCGTGTAAGTGATAAAGTTTCAGTTCTTCTTGGTGAAGGATTATCGAAGATTGATGATGAAACAGATGTAGTTGTCATTAGTGGTATGGGTGGCGAAATGATTGTGAAAATCCTTCAAAATGGAGAACACAAAAATATCAAACGATTCATTTTACAACCAAATACCAATATCCCTGTTGTTCGAGAAGCCTTGGCTGAACTATCCTATCATATCGTCGATGAGTTGGTTTTTAAAGATGGGAATAAGTATTATGAAGTGATTGTAATCGAACGAGGGAAAGCGTCTTTAACACCAGTTGAAGTCGAATTTGGTCCCCTTAATTGCATTCAAAAACCATACTACTTTGTTGAAAAATGGACCAAAGAAAAAAACGCTCTTACAGCCATTGTTAATCAAATTAACGATGATGAAGAACGTCAAAAAGTAGAAAAACGTATTACTCTAATTGAGGAGGTACTGGATGAACGGAAATGA